The window ATGCTATTGCTGAAGTTGACATTTACAAGTTTGAACCCCCTGATTTACCTGGTATCTATTCTTAAAAACCTTATTGTTCTGTTACTGTCATGTTTTCGGATGTCCATCCTATTATCTCTAACTTGGGAGTCTTTGTCGTTACAGATATGTCTTATATCAAAGGTGGGGATCTTAAGTGGCACTTCTTTTGCCCGAGGGAAAAGAAGTATGCTAGTGGTGTTAGGGCAAACCGTGCAACTGACTGTGGTTACTGGAAGACCACAGGGAAGGAGAGACCTGTTCTGTGCAATTCTGAAGTTGTGGGGAAGATTAAAACTCTGGTTTATCACTTTGGTAAGTCGCCTCGTGGGGAGCGGACTGATTGGGTTATGCATGAATACAGGCTTGAAGACAAGGCACTGGCGCAGATGAATGTTCCTCAGGTATTATAAACTGATTAACTATGGCAATATGATTTTAACTTGAACATGTGTTTAGGTTTCAGTACTTAATGATGATAgcttgttgttttctttatacTTTAGCTGCTCTGATACTGTGTGGCTGTTCTGATTTTCATCGAACCTTGTAACTGCCTTATCCTGCCTGCAACTTTTCCCTTCTTCCACTTATATATTGTTTCCGACTTGTTTAGTTTGATAGTTTATTGCTTATCACCCATGTCATGTAAGCTTATATCACTCTTTCTTTACTTACAGTTATGTTTTGGACTGCAGGATACTTATGTGGTGTGCGTTCTGTTTAAAAAAGACGGACCAGGACCTAGAAATGGAGCCCAATATGGAGCTCCATTTAGGGAAGAGGACTGGAGTGATGAGGAAGAACGTACTGATGTTCCTACGACTAGCAATCCCACAATCTTTCATGAGCCTAGCAAAGATACCAGTCTGGCTGTGACTGTCGCAGATGACCCCAACAAGGATTGTTTCGGTGGCATGATATCAGAATCGTGTGTCTCCGATTTCCTACCAACTACAACTAATACCACCAGCAAACTTCCAGATCCAAGTGATGCAGCTAACACTCCTATGTCTGTTACACCTCTGGCAGAGACCTTACAGAcccccaacaacaacaatgatgaCTTATATGCAATGTTGGATCTATTTGATGATGACGAAGAATTCTTGGGGTTCCCCAGTGAGGTACATTTTTGgcattctttcttctttggcttAGTGTAATGATAAGAAGCCGGTGTCTCTGCCTGCTTTTAAGCGTGTAAGGCTGCTTTGAAGCTGCTAGGTGTTATAGTGGCATTGGGACGTAGTAACCATTAGAAAAGCTTCCTTTCTGTATTTCCCAACGTTGTTCATCCAAATCAATTCTTGCTGTTTTGCAAGTCTGTGTATCTCATAGTTTATCATTCCACAGGCAATACATAATCCCGGTGTCTCAGCTCCGGTTTCCTTAGAAGACATTTTCAACGGATTACCAGACTTGGACAATATGCATAACAACATGCCAAGGGCGTCCTCGTACGACCTAATTGAAAACTCGGAGTTATACTTAGAGCTACAAGACCTCACTGCTCCATTACTACCTCCTCCTCTGACTGCTCCATTAAATCCTCAAACTGCTCCATTAAATCCTCAAACTGCTCCATTACTACCTCCTCCTCTGACTTCTCCATTAAATCCTCAAACTGGGAATGTCAATGACTCGAGAAGCCCATATCTGTATAATCAAGGGCACTTTGACTTCTCTGGTGCTAATGATGATGATCCTTCTGGCTTTTCTGCTAACATGGGACATGGACCAGACTCTGGAAAACGATGAAAACTTCTTCTGCCCGAGGTCGGTCTGCTTCACAAATCAACAGATGCACTTCAGACAGAAGAAAAGAAGCACTCACTACCATTGTTTATTCAATTTCTGGACTTTTCTGGTCTTTGAATTAGTAAACCTCTCAATCTGTCGACATTTCTCTATCTCTACCTTCGGTTGctgtatttataaatattttcaaaacatttttgcaattttgcttctttttgttatgGCTTATAAGCGTCTAGCTGATAAGATCAATTGATGAGTGCTTCTTTAAAAAACACTGACGATTGACTTTACCCACTAAAAACGAATCAGGGCATAACAAAACCCCAGACAGAAAAACACGAACATTATAGTTATAGCCAAAGTCAAATCACAAGACAAGAACGAAAGAcgtaaacaaagaagaagaagaagaaacggtaCTAGAATTAGGACCAAAACAGAGAcggtttgattttgttattaaatggGCTTTGTAGGCCTATTTGGTTGGCCCACCTTACAGCATCAACGAGTCGATctcgttttatttatatagcTTTTGGGTTTGAgcgatttgattgagaaactcTCTTTTCACTAAACCCGATTGCTGCTGACTTTGAATTCAATTTCCTCTTTCCCAATTTGTCTCTCGCTTTTAActcgttcgttcgttcgttcgttcaGAGTCAGAGATATTGACGTCGATCGTACGGTATCGGGAAGGGTGATGGAGAACACAGACGTCTTCTCGGGTCTCCACAATTTTCTGAGTAAACCCTCCGCCAAAGATTTCATCAAATCAATTAaaaggttctctctctctcttttagtCTTTCTCTCTaagtgtttgtgtgttttaggtTTATTTGCTCTCTCTTCTTACAATGCGGCATGACCTTATTTGCTCTGGTTATCAATTGTATTGTTGGTCTCTCTACCTACAAATTTCATAAGATATGTTTTTGAGTTGTGCTAGTTTTTTCTAATTGATGTTTGCAGTTTCATTGTTTCGATCTTGAACACTGCACCAAACCCTGAAAAAGACTGTGATGCAGTTCAAGAGTTCTTTTCCAAGATGGAAGCTGCTTTCAGGGCTCATCCACTTTGGTCTGGTTGTTCCGAGGATGAATTGGACAATGCTGGAGATGTAAGTATcatcacaacatttttttttttcattatatatatattttagctgCCTTTAATCATGTTCTGTATGTAGGGCCTGGAGAAGTATGTCATGACAAAGTTATTCCCACGAGTTTTTACATCAAACACCGAGGATGTTATATCTGATGAGAAACTCTTTCAGAAGATGTCGTTGCTTAAACAATTCATATCTCCTGAAAACTTGGATATACAACCAacttttcaaaaccaaacatcATGGCTCGTAAGTCACATCTAGCTCTCGGTATCGTAGTCTATTTCTTCAAATAATGCTACTTGCCTATGATAATTAATGCATCCTCTTCTTTTATGGCAGCTAGCTCAAAAAGAGCTCCAGAAGATAAACATGTACAATAGTCCTCGTGATAAGCTTATGTGTATCCTTAGGTGCTGCAAAGTGATTAATAACTTACTGCTAAATGCTTCAATTGCTTCAAACGAGAATGCACCTGGTGCGGACCAATTCCTTCCTGTTCTCATATATGTTACCATTCAGGTAAAGGTTtgaaacaatttatatttgcaTGATGATGGTTTCTGATGTCTTTATGTGTTTTTCATACTCTTGTCTTCGGATTGTGAAACTACATTTACTAATgatcattattatttactttgtttctttttcaggcTAACCCTCCACAATTTCACTCAAACTTGTTGTATATACAAAGATATAGGCGTCAATCTAAACTGGTTGGTGAAGCTGCCTACTTATTCACTAACATACTCTCTGCAGAGTCTTTCATCTCAAGTATTGATGCAAAATCCCTCTCAATGGACGAAACTGACtttgaaaataaaatggaaTCTGCACGGGCACGTCTTTCTAGTATGTCAAGCAGCCAGTCTTATCAAACTGATCACGACGCTGCACCCACTTGTCATCATAGTCCTAAGAGAGAAAACACACTTTTGCATACAAAATCGTCTGATAGTCTCTCTGTTACCACCACCAATGAAACACTGAGTACGAAGAGTCAAAGACCAATCAAGAAAGCTTCGGATTTGGAAAACAAGGGTGCCGCTACACTTTTGAATAATAGAAGTGAGGAGGGAACCAAAATCTATCAAGAATATCCTTACATGTTTGCAAGTGTTGCTGATTTAACGATAGGAGATGTTGAAGGCTTGCTTGATAATTATAAACATCTCGTTTTCAAATACGTTGCACTTTCCAAAGGCTTGGGTGATGCAACAACATCTTTAGCTCCATCAGTTTCACCTTCGCAAGCGTCTAAAAGACTCTCTCAGAATCTTACAAGATGGTTTTCAAAGGTTCAAACGAAAAGCGAAAACTGACAGGAGCGTCGATGATTTGATCCGAGCTCTACAACATTGTGAGGGAGACAATTGTTCATAAGCTCTCAGATGTAAAACAAGAATCAAGACTTACATTTTTACAAATGTAGTCGGATTTGGTTCTTGAATGCTACTTGTAATTTTACTACCACATTTGTTTGATCATAGGAGAGAAAATAATACAACTTCATTAATTTAGTAGACAATTTTTATCATCCGACAAATTGAAATACCAACCGGTTTAAATCTGAGTACCGGTTAAGGGTTCATCTTCATGAAGTCAGTGAAACCAAAACCAGTCAGAAgggtatttttgtaattttccgTCAATTTATGTTCCTTTTGTCACCCACACCACTCGAGAGGAAGACGGAGAGAGTAACGGCGAATATGGAAGGGATTGGGCTGCGAAGTTGCGGCGAGGAGATTCTCCGTCTCGGGTCTAGTTTACGCGGTGGTAACGGCGTCAGGTTTCCGGTTCTTCGGCGAGCTATGGTGATAAAGATGAGAGACCGTGGCAAGAACAGGAAACCATTGCAGAGAGGTCGAATGCTCAGTATCGAAGCGATTCAAGCGGTTCAAGCTTTAAAGCGAGctaatcctcctcctcctcctcctccttcttctcccaTGTCTTCTTCCAAATTCCGTCGGCTCTTGAAATTCGATATGGTCGCCGTTCTCAGAGAGCTATTACGCCAAAGCGAGTGCTCTCTAGCTCTCAAGGTTCgtctctgcttctctctctctctctctctctctctctctctctctcaatccatCATGTTTGAGCTGTGGATAtatcttaattttgaaattcgTTTTAGGTATTTGAAGAGATTCGAAAAGAGAATTGGTACAAGCCTCAGGTGAGATTGTACTCAGATATGATCGCTGTAATGGCGGATAATATTTTGATCGAAGAGGTTAGCTATCTTTACTATGCAATGAAATCAGAAAAGGGTTTAATGGCTGACATTGAAGGCTTCAACACTCTCTTGACGACACTTTTGAATCATAAGCTGTTTGATCTTGTCATGGATTGCTATGCCTTTATGCAGTCAATTGGGTATGAGCCTGATAGGTCTTCCTTTAGGATTTTGGTCTTAGGTCTCGAATCGAATGGTGAAATGGGTTTATCTGCTATTGTTAGACAAGATGCTCATGAGTATTACGGTGAATCACTTGAGTttgtcgaagaagatgaagaagtatcTAGTGGGACTGGTGGTGTGTTGATCTAAATGATGGAGTAGGAAAGTTGAGAGATTGGAGATCTTTATGATAGAGCTTGATGTTTGATCATACTGTATACTAATAATATCTTCCAAGTAGGAGCCGATTAGATGATGCGTGGATTTTTGTATCTAAGGTTAGCCGAACCATATCATGTAGGCTTTGTGTGTTGTAACATTGGAATGTTACCACCGAGTACGCGTTTTTTGGATTGCATCAGAGAAGATACGAAACTTGAATCTGTTCCACAGTCACTCAAGTCTATGGTAAACAACAATAATAGCTAGCTACAAATCCATAACAACTGGAGTTTTGTTATTCTTAAAGCTCTTGTTGACGTAAAATTCTTAGTTGAGAGAAGCTTGCAGTAGCTCaatttcatctttgtttttatgttcaaattttcaaacaaattgAATTTGTGTGAATATCTGCTATGTGAGACTGAGACTCATAAGTGTTTCGCGGAAACGACGTCGTTGCATCTCGGTGTTCAATTTTTATtcgtgagtttttttttttcaattttttttttttctcaagtggCTGAGAAAAATGGAGGAGGCTTCACGGAGCGACGACTCCAATCTGAACCCTATACGCAATCGGAATCCGACACCAAACCCATTGTCGACGATCATCTCTTCAGCGCAGGTTTGGCCAACCATCGACGGTCCGTTGGGGTTAACGGAGGAAGCATCGGTGGACTACGCTCGTCGATTCTACAAGTTCGGTTTCGCTCTCTTGCCTTGGCTTTGGTTTGTCAATTGCTTCTACTTCTGGCCTGTTCTTCGTCACGCTCGAGCTTTCCCTCAAATCCGCAATTGTAAGTTTTCAGATTGTGGAAGATACCGTTTGGGAATGTTAGAATCGGGGTCTTTTGATTCTGGCACTAGATCTTCTGAAATAGTACAATCTTGTTGGTATTTACTGTTTCTATACTGTAATGGCTATGAGTTTTTTTCCTCTGACGGATACTTGATAAGTCCATTGGAGTTTAAAGATTTGACTGTGTATTGGCATATTCAGGTTCAAATCTTATGAAGTTATAAACATTTAGTGTGTAGAGAGATACCATTAGAGTTCGTTTATAGGAAGCAATAAACAGAATAAGTTAAAGGGGGAGTGTCTCATAATCCAGTGGCTAATGAGATTGTTCACAAGTTATCATTGTTCTATGATGATAGTGTATCCTTATTTGATATGGG is drawn from Camelina sativa cultivar DH55 chromosome 8, Cs, whole genome shotgun sequence and contains these coding sequences:
- the LOC104708188 gene encoding probable gamma-secretase subunit PEN-2, coding for MEEASRSDDSNLNPIRNRNPTPNPLSTIISSAQVWPTIDGPLGLTEEASVDYARRFYKFGFALLPWLWFVNCFYFWPVLRHARAFPQIRNYVVRSAIGFSVFTALLSAWALTFSIGGEQLFGPVYDKLVMYNVADRLGLSGLA
- the LOC104708187 gene encoding NAC domain-containing protein 82; amino-acid sequence: MGKTKLAPGFRFHPTDVELVRYYLKRKILGKKLIVDAIAEVDIYKFEPPDLPDMSYIKGGDLKWHFFCPREKKYASGVRANRATDCGYWKTTGKERPVLCNSEVVGKIKTLVYHFGKSPRGERTDWVMHEYRLEDKALAQMNVPQDTYVVCVLFKKDGPGPRNGAQYGAPFREEDWSDEEERTDVPTTSNPTIFHEPSKDTSLAVTVADDPNKDCFGGMISESCVSDFLPTTTNTTSKLPDPSDAANTPMSVTPLAETLQTPNNNNDDLYAMLDLFDDDEEFLGFPSEAIHNPGVSAPVSLEDIFNGLPDLDNMHNNMPRASSYDLIENSELYLELQDLTAPLLPPPLTAPLNPQTAPLNPQTAPLLPPPLTSPLNPQTGNVNDSRSPYLYNQGHFDFSGANDDDPSGFSANMGHGPDSGKR
- the LOC109124993 gene encoding pentatricopeptide repeat-containing protein At3g46870-like, coding for MEGIGLRSCGEEILRLGSSLRGGNGVRFPVLRRAMVIKMRDRGKNRKPLQRGRMLSIEAIQAVQALKRANPPPPPPPSSPMSSSKFRRLLKFDMVAVLRELLRQSECSLALKVFEEIRKENWYKPQVRLYSDMIAVMADNILIEEVSYLYYAMKSEKGLMADIEGFNTLLTTLLNHKLFDLVMDCYAFMQSIGYEPDRSSFRILVLGLESNGEMGLSAIVRQDAHEYYGESLEFVEEDEEVSSGTGGVLI